The Salmo salar chromosome ssa06, Ssal_v3.1, whole genome shotgun sequence genome window below encodes:
- the LOC106607419 gene encoding V-type proton ATPase subunit C 1-A-like: protein MTWDQMMVATTRNNNLSTNNKFNIPDLKVGTLDVLVGLSDDLAKLDSFIEGVVKKVSQYMADVLEDSRDKVQENLLANGVDLVTYITRFQWDMAKYPIKQSLKNISDIISKQVSQIDNDLKARASAYNNLKGNLQNLERKNAGSLLTRSLADIVKKEDFVIDSEYLITMLVVVPKTSYADWQKTYETLSEMVVPRSTNLLFEDNDSGLFSVTLFRKAIDDFRHKARENKYTVRDFQYNEQEMNADKEEMTRLSTDKKKQFGPLVRWLKVNFSEAFITWIHIKALRVFVESVLRYGLPVNFQAMLLQPNKKNMKKLREVLNDLYKHLDSSAAAVIDSAVDIPGLNLSQQEYYPYVYYKIDCNLLDFK from the coding sequence atgacaTGGGACCAGATGATGGTGGCCACCACCCGCAACAACAACCTGTCCACCAACAACAAGTTCAACATCCCAGACCTCAAGGTGGGGACGCTAGATGTGTTAGTTGGGctgtcagatgacctggccaaaCTGGACTCCTTTATTGaaggtgtggtgaagaaggtgtctCAGTACATGGCTGATGTGTTGGAGGACAGCCGAGACAAAGTCCAGGAGAACCTGCTGGCCAACGGAGTGGATCTGGTGACCTACATCACACGGTTTCAGTGGGACATGGCCAAGTACCCCATCAAGCAGTCACTGAAGAACATCTCTGATATCATATCCAAGCAAGTAAGCCAGATTGACAACGACCTGAAGGCCAGAGCGTCTGCCTACAACAACCTGAAAGGGAACCTGCAGAATCTGGAGAGGAAGAACGCGGGGAGCCTGCTGACCAGGAGTCTGGCTGACATTGTCAAGAAGGAGGACTTTGTGATTGACTCAGAGTATCTGATCACTATGCTTGTGGTTGTACCAAAGACGAGTTATGCTGACTGGCAGAAGACCTATGAAACGTTGTCTGAAATGGTGGTACCCCGATCCACTAACCTGCTGTTTGAGGACAATGACAGTGGTCTGTTCAGCGTCACCCTATTCAGGAAGGCCATTGATGACTTCAGACACAAGGCCAGAGAGAACAAGTACACAGTCAGGGACTTCCAGTACAACGAGCAGGAGATGAATGCTGACAAAGAGGAGATGACACGTCTTTCCACAGACAAGAAGAAGCAGTTTGGGCCACTGGTGCGATGGCTGAAAGTGAACTTCAGTGAGGCCTTCATCACATGGATTCACATCAAGGCTCTGAGGGTCTTTGTGGAGTCTGTCTTAAGATATGGGCTGCCTGTGAACTTCCAGGCCATGCTGCTCCAGCCCAACAAAAAGAACATGAAGAAACTGAGGGAGGTTCTCAATGACCTTTACAAACACCTGGACAGCAGCGCTGCAGCTGTCATTGATTCTGCCGTGGATATCCCTGGTCTGAACCTGAGCCAGCAGGAGTACTACCCTTATGTTTACTACAAGATAGACTGTAACCTGCTGGACTTTAAATAG